The sequence TGTTGGGTAATTTTCAACGCTGATGTTGACACGGGGTGGGTCGAGGCGGCAACCTCGGTCCAGGAACCGAAGAATCGGTCAGGACGGCGGAGGACGAGAATGAAGTTTCACCTGATCCAGCCAGGCATGATCGGCCGCCGTACGGAGATCGAGCAGGGCATGGCCGGTCAGAACAAGGTGCTGTACCAGCGTTATCTCGAGGAGATCCGCGGTTACATCAAGCTGGCCGACGAACTCGGTTATGCCAGTTACGGGCACAACGAGCACCACCTGCAGATCGAGGGCTTCGAGATCACCAACCACCCGGGCATGTTCAGCCTGTTCGTGGGTCTGCACTCCAAGCGCATGCGCGTCTCGACCCTGGGTTACGTGCTCACCACGCACAACCCGGTCCGCGCCGCGGAGGAGATCGCCACCCTCGACCACATGCTCCAGGGCCGCCTGAACGTCGGGTTCACCCGCGGCTACCAGTCCCGCTGGGTCGGCTCGTACGCCACCGTGCACGGGGCGAACGCGACCACGCCGCAGGACGCGAAGGCCCACGGCGAGGTCGACACGATGAACCGCGAGATCTTCGAGGAATGCGTCGGGATCGTGAAGAAGGCCTGGCTGAACTCCACGTTCAGCCACAAGGGCAAGTACTGGCAGTTCCCGCCGGAGTCCGGCCTGACCGGCCACCCCGCCTACGAGAAGTACGGCGCGGGCATGGGGCCGGACGGGATGGTGCAGGAGATCGGCATCGCGCCGCGCTGCTACCAGGACCCGCACCCGCCGCTGTACGGCGCGTTCGCGCACTCCATGCGGACGATCGACATGTGGGCCCGCGAGGGCGGCAAGCCGATCGTGATGGCCAATCAGATGGACTTCTGCGAGGCCCTGTGGTCGCGCTACATGAAGACCGCCGCGGAGGCCGGCCGCGACGTCAAGCGGGAGGACGCCGCCGCCTGGGGTGGCGTGCTGATGCTCGGCAACAACCCCGACCGTCTCCAGGAGATCAAGGCCGAGCACGACTGGTACTGGAACGAGTTCTTCCTGCCCTTCGGGCAGGGCTACGCCAACTGCCTCATCGGCAACGCCGACCAGATCTCCTTCGCCATCGAGGACGCCCACCAGCGCCTGGGCTTCAACGAGATGTGGCTGCAGTTCGGCCAGGGCCACCTCGACCCCGAGGAGAACGAGGAAGAGCTCAACATGTTCATCGAGAAGGTCGCGCCGCGCTTCTCCACCAAGGACGCCGACGGCACCTGGGTGTGACCGAACTCGACCCGGGCGGGGTCGTCCGGATCACCTTCGACGACCCCGCCACCCGCAATGCGTTGCGCCGCACCGTCCTGACCGATCTGGTGCGGAAGCTGGCCGAGCTGACCGACAACCCCGCCGTCCGCGCGGTGGTCCTCACCGGCGCCGGAACGGCTTTCTCCTCCGGGGCCGACCGCGCCGAGCTCGGTGACCCGACCGCGGTGGCCCAGGCCACCGAACTCGTCGATGAGGTGGTCGAACTGCTGACCACCCTGCCGGTTCCCGTGCTCGCCCGGGTCAACGGACCGGCCTTCGGGTCCGGCCTGGCGCTCGTCGCCGCCGCCGACATCGCGATCGCGTCGACCGACGCGGTCTTCGGCTTTCCCGAGGTCCGCCTCGGCCTGGTCGCCGGACCCGCGATGGCCGCCTGTCGCCTCCGGCTGAACCGAACCGCCCTGCTCGACCTGTTCCTGACCGGCCGGCGCTTCGACGCGGTCGAGGCCACCCGGATGGGCCTGATCGCCCGGGTCGTGCCCCCTGCCGAGCTCGACGCCGCGGTCGCGACCACCCTGGCCGACCTCGCCCAGGGCGATCCGGGCGCTCTGGCGGCCACCAAACGGACGATCCGCGCGGAGCTCTGACGCGCCGCACGCACGTGCCTGCCTCGACGCCGGCCGGTGGTAGCTTCTCGCCCATGGCCGGCAGTGGGATCGAGGCACGGCGCCAGGCCGCTCTCGAGGTCGGCAGCGCCGGCTATCTCGCACGCCGCCAGGAGCTGATCCGGGCCGCCGCGAACGTGTTCCGTGAGCGCGGCCACGAGACCACTCTGCGCGATGTCGCCGACGCGATCGGCACCGAGCGGGCCTCGATCTACTACTACATCGGCAGCAAGGACGAGCTGCGCCAGGCCATCGTCAGCGAGGCGCTGGAGCGCGACCTGGCCGCCGCCCAGGCCATCAAGCGCAGCAGGAAGTCCACGCCGGAGAAGATCCGGGCGCTGATCGAGTCGATGGTGCTCGGCTACGCCGAGTACTACCCGCACATCAACGTCTACGTCGAGCAGCTCGGCCGCATCGCCCACGAGGAGAGCAAGTGGGCGACCGAGGTAATCGAGGACACCAAGCGCTACGAGGCACTGGTCCTCGGCATCCTGCGCAAGGGGCAGGAGGATGGCAGCCTGCGCGCCGACCTCCCGGTCGAGGTGGCCTCGATGGGCCTGTTCGGGATGATCAACTGGATGTACCGCTGGTACCGGCCCACGTTCGGCGAACCTCCGCAGGAGATCGCCCGCTCGATGGCCGA is a genomic window of Sporichthyaceae bacterium containing:
- a CDS encoding LLM class flavin-dependent oxidoreductase, whose product is MKFHLIQPGMIGRRTEIEQGMAGQNKVLYQRYLEEIRGYIKLADELGYASYGHNEHHLQIEGFEITNHPGMFSLFVGLHSKRMRVSTLGYVLTTHNPVRAAEEIATLDHMLQGRLNVGFTRGYQSRWVGSYATVHGANATTPQDAKAHGEVDTMNREIFEECVGIVKKAWLNSTFSHKGKYWQFPPESGLTGHPAYEKYGAGMGPDGMVQEIGIAPRCYQDPHPPLYGAFAHSMRTIDMWAREGGKPIVMANQMDFCEALWSRYMKTAAEAGRDVKREDAAAWGGVLMLGNNPDRLQEIKAEHDWYWNEFFLPFGQGYANCLIGNADQISFAIEDAHQRLGFNEMWLQFGQGHLDPEENEEELNMFIEKVAPRFSTKDADGTWV
- a CDS encoding enoyl-CoA hydratase/isomerase family protein — encoded protein: MTELDPGGVVRITFDDPATRNALRRTVLTDLVRKLAELTDNPAVRAVVLTGAGTAFSSGADRAELGDPTAVAQATELVDEVVELLTTLPVPVLARVNGPAFGSGLALVAAADIAIASTDAVFGFPEVRLGLVAGPAMAACRLRLNRTALLDLFLTGRRFDAVEATRMGLIARVVPPAELDAAVATTLADLAQGDPGALAATKRTIRAEL
- a CDS encoding TetR/AcrR family transcriptional regulator — translated: MAGSGIEARRQAALEVGSAGYLARRQELIRAAANVFRERGHETTLRDVADAIGTERASIYYYIGSKDELRQAIVSEALERDLAAAQAIKRSRKSTPEKIRALIESMVLGYAEYYPHINVYVEQLGRIAHEESKWATEVIEDTKRYEALVLGILRKGQEDGSLRADLPVEVASMGLFGMINWMYRWYRPTFGEPPQEIARSMAEIFLGGFAVGD